A genomic region of Capra hircus breed San Clemente chromosome 19, ASM170441v1, whole genome shotgun sequence contains the following coding sequences:
- the SPATA22 gene encoding spermatogenesis-associated protein 22 isoform X5, producing the protein MKRNLNENSTRSTAGCLPVPLFNQKKRNRQPLTSNPCKNDPGISNASDSYDFPPLPSDWAWEAVNPELPPLTKTVNMGQIPHSVSNPLRSQDSVSKSIQSNAESSKSDWSYRDGNKNTSLKTWDKNDFKPQCRRRNLMTNNGINSGPVNLGAQQQKQLRVSKSTNLPNQRESEALRQTKSSEVPGSTMRSLDKNSTLQAFKANFQQNQFKKKMSDGFQEVNTLKEASSYQLKLREKDNSFRIISAVIESMKYWREHAQKTVLLFEILGS; encoded by the exons atgaagagaaacctAAATGAAAATTCAACTCGAAGTACAGCAG GCTGTTTGCCTGTACCATTGTTCAATCAGAAAAAGAGGAATAGACAGCCATTAACATCCAATCCATGTAAAAATGATCCAGGTATCAGTAATGCTTCTGACAGTTATGATTTCCCTCCTCTACCATCAG ATTGGGCCTGGGAAGCTGTGAATCCGGAGTTGCCTCCTTTAACAAAAACAGTGAATATGGG GCAAATACCGCATTCAGTTTCTAATCCCCTGAGAAGTCAAGATTCTGTATCTAAATCTATTCAATCAAATGCTGAGAGCAGCAAGAGTGATTGGAG CTACAGAGATGGCAACAAAAATACCAGTTTAAAAACTTgggataaaaatgattttaagccTCAGTGCAGAAGAAGAAATTTAATGACAAATAATGGAATAAATTCAGGTCCAGTTAATTTGGGAGCTCAACAGCAGAAACAATTAAGAGTATCTAAATCTACTAACTTACCTAACCAAAGAGAAAGTGAAGCACTCAGACAAACAAAGTCATCAGAAGTACCTGgctccacaatgagaagtctaGACAAAAACAGCACACTGCAGGCATTTAAGGCCAATTTTCAACAAaatcaatttaagaaaaaaatgtcgGATGGTTTTCAAGAAGTAAACACCCTCAAG gAAGCCTCATCATATCAGTTAAAGCTTAGGGAAAAAGATAATTCTTTCAGAATTATATCTGCAGTTATTGAAAGCATGAAGTATTGGCGTGAACATGCACAGAAAACTGTACTTCTTTTTGAAATATTAG